One Williamsia phyllosphaerae genomic window, CGACACCGCCGCCATGGCCGCGGCCGCCGACACCAACGACCCGATCGCCGCGATGATCGAGGTGACCGACTGCGCGCCGATCGAACTCCGCGAACCGGTCCGGTCGCTCATCTGGCTCAACGGAACCCTGCACAGGGTCCCGGCCGACCTCGAGCGCGACCTGGCCATGGAGATCGCCATGGACCATCCGTCCGACGAGCTTCTCGACCTCGGTCACGGATCGTCGATGCTGCGGGTCCAACTCAGCGGCGCGGTCATCGCCACCGCGGCCGGCGCCGCGTCGGTCAGCGCAGAGGAGCTCACCCGCGCCGTCCCCGACCCGTTCTGGGAGAACGAGGCCGACTGGATCTCCCATCTCGACTCCGAGCACTCGGAGCTGGTCGTGCAGATGGCGCGACGGCTCCCGCCGTCGATGCGCACCGGCCGCGTCCGCCCGCTCGGCATCGACCGGTTCGGCATCCGCTTCCGCGTCGAGGCCGACTGCGGTGAGGGCGACCGTGACTCCGACGTCCGCCTGTCCTTCGACCGCCCGGTGACCGACGTGGTGGAGCTGTCCAAGGCGTTGCGCGCGCTGGCCGGCTGCCCGTTCCTCAACAGCCTCCCGGCCGAGTAGTCACCGCCCGCTCGACGCAGGCATCACTACGCTGGCCGGGGTGTCGACCTCCGGTATCCGAGCGCTGCTCACCCCCGCGCGCCCGTCCGACATCGCCGTGGTCACCGACCGCGGCCGACGCCGCGCCATCGGCGCCGAGATCGTCATC contains:
- a CDS encoding DUF2470 domain-containing protein; amino-acid sequence: MAETITARPTDAESIRTACMRVTAAMVAIEGAEPSPVTMVHLFDGQAFLLIGSDTAAMAAAADTNDPIAAMIEVTDCAPIELREPVRSLIWLNGTLHRVPADLERDLAMEIAMDHPSDELLDLGHGSSMLRVQLSGAVIATAAGAASVSAEELTRAVPDPFWENEADWISHLDSEHSELVVQMARRLPPSMRTGRVRPLGIDRFGIRFRVEADCGEGDRDSDVRLSFDRPVTDVVELSKALRALAGCPFLNSLPAE